ATAAAGACCCTTATTCCTTTTTCCGAGCAACTTATTTGACAAAGGATATGAGAGTTCTAATTGAAGAAGTGTATTATAGACTTTCTGGTAAGGAAGGAAACAGAGTATTACAGCTCAGATCTCCCTTTGGTGGCGGGAAATCACATACTCTTGCTACATTGTATTATGCGTTGAGAAACCGCAAAGAGCTTGAGATATCATTTCCTGAGATGAAAAGCTTACCGAAGATAGAGAATGTAAGAATTGCCGTATTTGACGGAGAAAAATTTGATGCTCTGAATGGGAAAAAGGTAAACGGTAATACAATCCAAACAATCTGGGGTTATATTGCTTGGCAGTTAGGCGAATATAAATTATTAAAAGAGCATGACCAAAAAAGAGTTGCTCCTGGCGGCGATCTAATAAAGAGAATGCTTGGTGAAAAACCTGTGCTAATAATTCTTGATGAAGTCTCACGATATCTGGAAAAATCAATGGCTGTTAAAGTTGAGGATTCTACGCTTTACAGACAAGTTTTGGATTTCATGCAAACCATAACTACA
This region of Candidatus Hydrothermales bacterium genomic DNA includes:
- a CDS encoding DUF499 domain-containing protein, whose amino-acid sequence is MSIKSWTEVVRLHPDVESEDTPIATYAIDLGAIVEGDPNVPPTYKDPYSFFRATYLTKDMRVLIEEVYYRLSGKEGNRVLQLRSPFGGGKSHTLATLYYALRNRKELEISFPEMKSLPKIENVRIAVFDGEKFDALNGKKVNGNTIQTIWGYIAWQLGEYKLLKEHDQKRVAPGGDLIKRMLGEKPVLIILDEVSRYLEKSMAVKVEDSTLYRQVLDFMQTITT